From a single Magnetococcales bacterium genomic region:
- a CDS encoding response regulator, giving the protein MSQPEKPLIPSWAERCRVPCRFITTVLLLALLHAGLMLLTQSFATPPSRLTSIALHLLVIGLGGLPVIYYFLYRPLDLHRSRQDWILKSAAQLNSRMRGLTDTDALCHTALGFLANHLKAQNGAIHLMETDGLLHLTAGFALSPEQAGRKTFQLGEGLIGQAALEKKIFHLADIPTDSLTSFTIEAGTVAVAPTDVLAIPMIHNDQLRGVLTLGAIHPFSELHQKLLERVSGTIAVAIGSVQAALRTQTLLDETQRQAQVLTIHQKVLDDTISQLEQTSGYKSRFLASMSHELRSPLNSLLILSKLLGDNKQGNLTDKQVEFAETIHAAGSDLLALIDEILDLARIEAGRVRIFKDDLKLTELAESLGKLFRHVAQDKGVLFEVNLKGMLPIALYTDRQRVEQILKNLLSNAIKFTEKGLIELTFQARKPDNLDPKIMAKAKDWLAISVTDTGIGIPEEKQALIFEPFRQVDDSTNRQYGGTGLGLAICRELATLLEGSITLKSQEGEGSVFTLYLPVTSAPVAVESEKSEGEDNIETSQTPQPRDKGLESIRDDRRTLGPADRSILVVGTDHERVRKQNEIARNLGLGVIVAGDQGAALFLANYYHPVAAIVVGELSGVDITGLVDRLRGAVRWDSLPLLHLAHPGFQTPKTAIKKAYRMVSLSSGSDICIQESTRFLKEVVDGIPGRKPKVQPSTAALTTDPTSLKKSPDKMPSARNLEGRRILLVEDNMRNIFALTSLLEDKQATILMAENGRIGLNRLEDETEEPVDMVLLDIMMPDMNGYEVLKEIRKNPKLQNLPVIVLTAKALHGERQRCLDAGASDYLPKPVDPPKLLSMIDIWLGEGG; this is encoded by the coding sequence ATGTCGCAACCTGAAAAACCGCTGATTCCCAGCTGGGCCGAAAGGTGCCGAGTCCCCTGCCGGTTTATAACCACTGTGCTCCTCCTCGCCCTGCTCCACGCGGGGCTCATGCTCCTCACCCAATCCTTTGCCACGCCCCCTTCCCGACTGACATCCATTGCTCTGCATCTTCTGGTCATTGGCCTGGGTGGGTTGCCGGTCATCTACTATTTTCTCTATCGGCCTCTGGATCTACACCGCAGCCGGCAGGATTGGATCCTCAAGAGTGCAGCCCAACTCAATAGTCGCATGCGGGGGCTCACCGATACCGATGCGTTGTGCCACACGGCTCTGGGTTTCCTGGCCAACCATCTCAAGGCCCAAAATGGGGCTATTCACTTGATGGAAACGGATGGTCTGCTGCACCTCACCGCCGGTTTTGCCCTCTCCCCGGAGCAAGCCGGACGGAAAACCTTTCAGCTGGGGGAAGGGCTCATCGGTCAAGCCGCTCTGGAAAAAAAGATCTTTCATCTGGCAGATATTCCCACCGATTCTCTGACATCGTTCACCATCGAAGCCGGTACCGTGGCAGTGGCTCCCACCGACGTTCTAGCCATCCCCATGATCCATAACGATCAACTCCGAGGGGTGTTGACTCTGGGTGCCATCCATCCCTTTTCCGAGCTGCATCAGAAACTTCTGGAACGGGTGAGCGGCACCATCGCTGTCGCTATTGGGAGTGTTCAAGCAGCCCTGCGCACCCAGACCCTGCTGGACGAAACCCAAAGACAGGCCCAAGTACTGACGATTCATCAAAAAGTTTTGGACGATACCATCTCTCAGCTGGAGCAGACGAGCGGCTATAAATCCCGTTTTCTGGCCTCCATGTCCCACGAACTGCGCTCCCCCCTCAACAGCCTGCTGATCCTCTCCAAGCTGCTGGGGGACAATAAACAGGGCAATCTCACCGACAAGCAGGTGGAGTTTGCCGAAACCATCCATGCTGCGGGCTCCGATCTCCTGGCCCTGATCGACGAAATCCTCGATCTGGCCCGGATCGAAGCCGGGCGGGTACGGATCTTCAAGGATGATCTCAAACTGACGGAACTTGCCGAAAGCCTGGGCAAACTGTTTCGACATGTGGCTCAGGACAAAGGGGTTCTGTTTGAAGTCAATCTCAAGGGGATGCTGCCCATCGCCCTCTATACCGACCGCCAGCGGGTGGAACAGATTTTAAAAAACCTCCTCTCCAACGCCATCAAGTTTACGGAGAAAGGTCTGATTGAACTCACTTTTCAGGCTCGAAAGCCGGACAATCTCGACCCTAAAATAATGGCCAAAGCCAAGGATTGGCTCGCCATCTCGGTTACTGATACCGGCATCGGTATCCCTGAAGAAAAACAGGCGCTGATCTTCGAACCCTTCCGCCAGGTGGACGACAGCACCAATCGCCAATATGGCGGAACGGGATTGGGGCTCGCCATCTGTCGGGAGCTGGCCACCCTGCTGGAAGGCAGTATTACCCTCAAGAGCCAGGAAGGTGAAGGGAGCGTTTTCACCCTCTATCTGCCGGTGACAAGTGCCCCGGTGGCCGTAGAGAGCGAAAAATCTGAAGGTGAAGACAACATCGAAACAAGCCAAACTCCCCAGCCCCGGGACAAAGGACTCGAATCCATCCGCGACGATCGGCGCACCTTGGGCCCTGCGGATCGATCGATTCTGGTGGTGGGCACCGACCACGAACGGGTGCGCAAACAAAATGAAATCGCCCGCAATCTGGGGCTCGGGGTGATCGTGGCCGGGGATCAGGGAGCCGCACTCTTTCTCGCCAACTATTATCACCCCGTAGCGGCCATCGTCGTCGGCGAGCTGTCGGGTGTGGATATCACCGGCTTGGTGGATCGCCTCCGGGGGGCCGTGCGTTGGGACTCCCTGCCACTGTTGCACCTGGCCCATCCCGGTTTTCAGACCCCCAAAACCGCCATCAAAAAAGCCTACCGAATGGTCTCCCTCTCCTCTGGTAGCGACATCTGCATCCAGGAGTCTACCCGCTTTCTGAAAGAGGTCGTCGATGGCATTCCAGGCCGCAAGCCCAAGGTGCAACCATCCACCGCAGCCCTGACCACCGATCCAACCTCACTAAAGAAAAGCCCCGACAAAATGCCCTCTGCCCGCAACCTGGAAGGGCGGCGCATTCTCCTGGTGGAAGACAACATGCGCAACATTTTTGCCCTCACCAGCCTCCTGGAAGATAAACAGGCCACCATTCTCATGGCTGAAAACGGCCGGATCGGCTTGAACCGCCTGG